A window from Nitrosopumilus adriaticus encodes these proteins:
- a CDS encoding formate--phosphoribosylaminoimidazolecarboxamide ligase has translation MVAIATLGSHCALQVLKGAKDEGLKTILVCEKKREKLYRRFPFIDELILVDSFKEILEQKCQSVLEENKAVLIPHGTLIAQMSSEEIESIKTPVFGNKWILRWESDREMKEKLMREANLPVPKPVMEPKDIEKLVIVKRQGAAGGKGYFMAANEEDYNTKRNQLIADGIISKDETLYIQEYAAGVLAYLQFFYSPLKDELEFFGVDQRHESDIEGLARIPSEQQLKSTKVPSFNVIGNSPLVLRESLLQDVYEMGENFVDASRRIVSPGMNGPFCIEGVYDENAKFTSFEFSARIVAGTNIYMDGSPYYSLLFNESMSMGKRIAREIKIASETNQLDKITT, from the coding sequence ATGGTAGCCATAGCAACACTAGGATCTCATTGTGCATTACAGGTGCTAAAAGGTGCAAAAGATGAAGGCCTCAAAACCATTCTTGTTTGCGAAAAGAAACGAGAGAAACTTTACAGAAGATTTCCATTTATTGACGAATTAATCCTTGTAGATTCTTTTAAAGAGATTTTGGAACAAAAATGCCAATCAGTTTTAGAAGAAAACAAAGCAGTGTTAATTCCTCACGGCACATTAATTGCTCAAATGAGTTCTGAAGAGATTGAATCCATCAAAACTCCCGTATTTGGAAATAAATGGATTCTACGATGGGAATCAGACAGAGAGATGAAAGAAAAATTGATGAGAGAGGCAAATCTCCCAGTTCCAAAGCCAGTCATGGAGCCTAAAGATATTGAGAAATTAGTTATCGTCAAAAGACAAGGGGCTGCAGGGGGCAAGGGTTACTTTATGGCAGCAAATGAAGAAGATTACAATACAAAAAGAAATCAATTGATAGCAGACGGAATAATTTCAAAAGATGAAACACTTTACATTCAAGAGTATGCGGCAGGGGTACTGGCATATTTGCAATTCTTTTACTCGCCACTAAAAGACGAATTAGAATTCTTCGGAGTTGATCAAAGACATGAATCAGATATTGAAGGTCTTGCAAGAATCCCTTCAGAGCAACAACTAAAATCAACCAAAGTTCCATCCTTTAATGTAATTGGAAATAGTCCACTTGTTTTAAGAGAATCACTTTTGCAGGATGTTTATGAAATGGGAGAAAATTTTGTAGATGCATCAAGAAGAATTGTATCTCCGGGGATGAATGGGCCGTTTTGTATAGAAGGGGTCTATGATGAAAATGCAAAATTCACATCTTTTGAGTTTTCAGCAAGAATTGTTGCAGGTACAAACATCTACATGGACGGTTCTCCATACTATTCGCTTTTGTTTAATGAATCAATGAGTATGGGTAAAAGAATTGCAAGAGAGATAAAGATTGCATCTGAAACAAATCAGTTAGATAAAATTACCACATAG